The following are encoded in a window of Corythoichthys intestinalis isolate RoL2023-P3 chromosome 8, ASM3026506v1, whole genome shotgun sequence genomic DNA:
- the rnaseh2a gene encoding ribonuclease H2 subunit A, with the protein MDTSAFDADNSVSCRLSSVIPDICKTEDCCLGIDEAGRGPVLGPMVYGICFCPISKKDDLKTLKVADSKTLSETERENLFQKLDDSKGFVGWALRILSPNTISTSMLQRTKCNLNTLSHDTAIGLVQFALDSGVQVKEVFVDTVGPAEKYEEKLSKLFPGIDITVRPKADSLFPIVSAASICAKVARDHVVKNWNFAEDLGDVDTEYGSGYPNDPKTKAWLLKYLDPVFGYPQFVRFSWSTAQTLIDSKAVTVHWDDDEEDGEKAAQRLANRSMLSYFSAPGGVNKQTQKHRFFSERKLKSIDTL; encoded by the exons ATGGATACCAGCGCTTTCGACGCCGATAACTCTGTTAGTTGCCGACTGTCCTCCGTCATCCCTGATATCTGCAAGACTGAAGACTGCTGCCTGGGCATCGACGAGGCAGGCAGGGGACCGGTGCTTG gtCCAATGGTTTATGGAATATGCTTCTGTCCTATTTCAAAAAAGGATGATCTTAAGACCTTGAAAGTTGCAG ATTCCAAAACTCTGTCAGAGACAGAAAGGGAGAATTTATTCCAAAAACTGGACGATTCCAAAGGTTTTGTGGGATGGGCTCTGCGTATTCTCTCTCCTAACACTATCTCCACCAGTATGTTACAGAG GACAAAATGCAACCTTAACACCCTGTCACATGACACAGCCATTGGTTTAGTTCAGTTTGCGTTGGACAGTGGCGTACAGGTCAAAGAG GTGTTTGTAGACACAGTTGGGCCTGCCGAAAAGTATGAGGAGAAGCTCTCCAAGCTTTTCCCAGGCATTGATATCACAGTGAGGCCAAAAGCCGACTCCCTTTTCCCCATTGTCAGTGCAGCCAGTATCTGTGCGAAG GTGGCTAGAGATCATGTTGTGAAAAACTGGAACTTTGCTGAGGACCTAGGAGATGTGGATACTGAATACGGTTCCGGATACCCGAATG ATCCAAAGACCAAAGCATGGCTCCTGAAGTACTTGGACCCAGTGTTTGGCTACCCTCAGTTTGTGCGCTTTAGCTGGAGCACGGCCCAAACTTTAATTGACAGCAAGGCTGTGACTGTCCACTG GGATGATGACGAGGAAGACGGTGAGAAGGCGGCGCAGCGGCTTGCCAACAGGTCCATGCTGTCCTATTTCAGTGCGCCAGGTGGCGTCAATAAACAAACCCAGAAACACCGCTTCTTCTCAGAGCGGAAGTTGAAGAGTATTGACACTCtatga